In Paenibacillus phoenicis, one genomic interval encodes:
- a CDS encoding glycoside hydrolase family 3 C-terminal domain-containing protein — protein MEIYKLSSAPIEERVADLLARMTLREKVGQLNQRMYGWDAYNRQGDAFELTDAFKDEVARGGGMGALYGLFRSDPWSGVNYANGIAAADSAKVANMVQRYVLEHTRLGIPVLLTEECPHGHQALDGTLLPVNLAAGATWNPELMVQAYARVAAEIRSRGAHVGLVSALDILQEPRWGRSEECFGEDPYLAARFTEAAVRGMQGEDPLRLDAPNRIAVVLKHLCAQGAAQGGRNAGPAAIGPRELREIHLPAARAGALAGAAGFMAAYNEIDGVPCHANRDLLTGILREEWGFEGLVMADGCAVDRLLALTGSHESAAALALSSGVDLSLWDTAFTKLEEAVRQGLVLEADIDRAVARVLRLKFRLGLFDKPYVPELRAISVVGCPDFQKINLQVARESVVLLKNERDQLPIVGQPRRIAVIGPNADRLYNQLGDYTSVQREGTGTTVLQGIRACAPQGVDIVYALGCGIRDRSKAGFAEAVAAAKEADLAILVLGGSSAREFGGEFEDNGAAIVKEGSPSEMDCGEGVDLADLSLGGVQLELAEAVAATGTPVVAVIIQGRPHALGEVVELCDAVLCAWYPGTEGGRAIAEILFGKVNPSGKLPVTLPRSSAQLPIYYNQKDPGRIRNYVDMPSAPLYPFGYGLSYTQFIYAKLSLSRTAVSTTALENGERVMVQVEVKNTGARSGAETVQLYIRARESGITRRIAELKGFTKIELAPGESRTVEFSLGREELGIWTREMRFATVPCKVTVIVGGSSQAALSADLTVTV, from the coding sequence ATGGAAATTTATAAGCTGTCGTCCGCTCCGATAGAAGAACGGGTAGCGGATTTATTGGCCCGGATGACGCTCCGGGAAAAGGTTGGACAGCTGAATCAGCGGATGTACGGCTGGGACGCCTACAACCGTCAAGGAGATGCGTTTGAGCTGACCGATGCTTTTAAGGACGAAGTGGCCCGAGGCGGCGGGATGGGCGCGCTGTACGGCTTATTCCGCAGCGATCCTTGGTCTGGCGTGAATTACGCGAACGGAATTGCAGCGGCGGACAGCGCGAAGGTAGCGAACATGGTGCAGCGGTATGTGTTGGAGCATACCCGGTTGGGCATTCCCGTCCTGTTGACGGAAGAGTGTCCGCATGGCCACCAGGCGTTGGACGGAACGCTGCTGCCGGTGAATCTCGCTGCCGGAGCCACCTGGAATCCGGAGCTGATGGTACAGGCCTACGCTCGGGTGGCGGCGGAAATCCGCAGCCGCGGGGCGCACGTCGGGTTGGTCTCGGCGCTTGATATTTTGCAGGAACCGCGTTGGGGGCGTTCCGAGGAATGCTTCGGCGAGGACCCCTATTTGGCTGCCCGCTTTACGGAAGCCGCGGTACGCGGAATGCAGGGCGAAGACCCGCTCAGGCTGGATGCACCGAACCGCATTGCGGTCGTCCTGAAGCATTTATGCGCCCAGGGGGCAGCTCAGGGCGGGCGTAACGCAGGTCCGGCGGCCATCGGGCCGCGAGAACTGCGGGAAATCCACCTTCCAGCGGCACGGGCAGGTGCGCTCGCCGGAGCTGCTGGCTTTATGGCGGCCTATAACGAAATCGATGGTGTGCCCTGTCATGCCAACCGCGATTTGTTGACAGGCATCCTGCGAGAGGAATGGGGCTTCGAAGGCCTGGTGATGGCGGATGGCTGCGCGGTGGACCGGTTGCTGGCGCTTACCGGCAGCCACGAGTCCGCAGCGGCGCTGGCGCTGTCGTCCGGTGTAGATCTTAGCCTATGGGATACCGCTTTTACCAAGTTGGAGGAGGCGGTTCGTCAAGGGCTGGTTTTGGAAGCGGATATCGACCGGGCGGTAGCGCGCGTCCTGAGGCTGAAATTTCGGCTGGGCCTGTTTGACAAACCATACGTGCCGGAGTTACGGGCAATTTCCGTGGTGGGGTGTCCGGATTTCCAGAAGATTAATCTGCAGGTTGCCCGTGAGTCGGTCGTGCTGCTGAAGAACGAAAGAGATCAGTTGCCGATCGTTGGCCAGCCGCGTCGGATTGCGGTGATTGGTCCGAACGCCGATCGCTTGTACAACCAACTGGGCGACTATACAAGCGTCCAACGTGAGGGGACCGGCACGACGGTGCTTCAGGGCATCCGTGCGTGTGCACCGCAAGGTGTCGACATCGTATACGCCTTGGGTTGCGGGATTCGCGATCGCTCCAAGGCCGGGTTCGCGGAAGCGGTGGCTGCTGCGAAGGAGGCGGATCTGGCGATTCTTGTGCTCGGCGGGAGCAGCGCCCGAGAGTTCGGGGGCGAGTTCGAAGACAACGGAGCTGCGATCGTCAAGGAGGGCAGCCCGTCTGAGATGGATTGCGGCGAAGGCGTAGACCTGGCCGATCTGTCACTCGGCGGGGTCCAGCTGGAGCTCGCCGAGGCAGTTGCCGCCACGGGCACTCCCGTCGTCGCCGTCATCATTCAAGGCAGGCCGCATGCGCTTGGCGAGGTTGTTGAACTGTGCGATGCAGTCCTCTGCGCATGGTATCCCGGAACGGAAGGCGGCCGGGCGATCGCCGAGATCCTATTTGGGAAGGTGAACCCAAGCGGGAAACTGCCGGTGACGTTGCCGCGATCCTCCGCCCAACTTCCGATATATTACAACCAAAAGGATCCAGGACGGATCCGAAATTACGTCGATATGCCTTCTGCACCGCTGTATCCATTTGGCTATGGCCTGAGCTATACGCAGTTTATTTATGCCAAGCTGTCTTTATCCAGGACTGCCGTCTCGACGACTGCGCTTGAGAACGGGGAGCGGGTCATGGTGCAGGTGGAGGTCAAAAATACGGGAGCACGAAGCGGTGCAGAAACCGTCCAGCTGTACATTCGAGCTCGGGAATCGGGGATCACCCGGCGAATCGCCGAACTAAAAGGTTTCACCAAAATCGAGCTCGCCCCGGGGGAAAGCCGCACTGTTGAATTTAGCCTGGGGCGGGAAGAGCTGGGGATTTGGACCCGGGAGATGCGTTTTGCAACGGTTCCATGTAAAGTCACGGTAATAGTTGGTGGCAGCAGCCAAGCCGCCCTTTCAGCCGATTTAACTGTGACGGTTTGA
- a CDS encoding response regulator transcription factor: MNPNVRVMNVAPANAGKLVKMLIVDDEAVICEGLRYTIDWSQLGVEVVGEAYDGFEALRLIEEYGAQLVLSDIRMDGMDGLELAKQVRQRYPEVQIVIISGYEDFEYARQAIRVGVGDYLLKPVDIEELSSVVKKIVAAIRTGGKEEKTREIELWLSGMARHGMAFGQEPPASLNGAQFRIAATQLAEFHEHFANMEAERYAAVQEAWLHGLQRALEGSPFHAVSVFDHENLLMTLLAAESRIEPVVWDEWVAKAIGSISLGTGEQIYGGISTVYEDLGETAVRCAEALRLLTFHVLDGRQVLTPSYGEAVMSERSLPAFDSGEAVQCLVSALFKQDREEVHRLVEDMFRFFRESGYLLPEAWNLYEELFALLRQRLRKSGMTGLDYARRGQPDPNIYNSYAGLETVVIEDMEELQRLIDQNGIDKSYWIVEKAKKYIIERYRTDLKASEVAAWLKITPSYFSYIFKQSTGKGFTEYMNEMRIDQAKHLLATTQDKVFEIADKVGYKEYKYFVSVFKTYTGMTPKEYRGLRVSREMSGAGGNTDGNL, from the coding sequence ATGAATCCTAATGTTCGAGTCATGAATGTAGCACCTGCTAATGCAGGTAAACTTGTGAAAATGCTGATTGTGGACGATGAAGCTGTCATTTGCGAGGGGTTGCGTTATACGATCGATTGGTCGCAGCTAGGCGTGGAAGTCGTAGGTGAGGCGTATGATGGATTCGAAGCGCTGCGGCTCATTGAAGAGTACGGAGCCCAGCTGGTGCTGTCCGACATCCGCATGGACGGCATGGATGGGCTGGAACTGGCGAAGCAGGTACGGCAACGCTATCCTGAGGTGCAAATCGTCATTATCAGTGGTTATGAAGATTTCGAATATGCGCGCCAGGCGATCCGGGTCGGCGTAGGCGACTACTTGCTGAAGCCGGTAGATATTGAAGAATTGAGCTCTGTCGTGAAAAAAATCGTTGCCGCCATCCGCACCGGCGGCAAGGAAGAGAAGACGCGGGAGATCGAGTTGTGGCTGTCGGGCATGGCCCGGCACGGGATGGCGTTCGGCCAGGAGCCTCCGGCTTCGCTGAACGGCGCACAATTCCGCATTGCAGCGACTCAGCTAGCTGAATTCCACGAACATTTCGCCAATATGGAGGCGGAGAGATACGCAGCCGTTCAAGAGGCTTGGCTACACGGTTTGCAACGTGCTTTGGAAGGCAGTCCATTCCATGCCGTATCCGTCTTCGACCATGAAAACCTGCTGATGACCTTACTGGCAGCGGAGAGTCGCATCGAACCCGTCGTGTGGGATGAGTGGGTGGCAAAAGCTATTGGTTCGATCAGCCTTGGAACAGGGGAGCAAATTTATGGCGGGATTTCCACCGTGTACGAGGATTTGGGGGAGACCGCAGTTCGCTGTGCCGAAGCGTTACGCCTGCTGACGTTCCATGTATTGGACGGCCGACAAGTCCTGACGCCCAGTTATGGAGAGGCTGTGATGTCCGAGCGGTCGTTGCCAGCCTTCGATAGTGGAGAGGCAGTGCAGTGTCTCGTATCCGCGTTATTCAAGCAGGATCGGGAAGAAGTTCACCGATTGGTGGAGGACATGTTCCGTTTTTTCCGGGAATCGGGTTATCTTCTGCCGGAGGCTTGGAACCTGTATGAGGAATTGTTTGCCCTGCTCCGCCAGCGCTTGCGCAAAAGCGGGATGACCGGGTTGGACTACGCCCGCCGGGGGCAGCCGGACCCGAATATATATAACTCCTATGCCGGACTGGAAACGGTAGTGATCGAGGATATGGAGGAGCTGCAGCGATTAATCGATCAGAACGGAATCGACAAGTCTTATTGGATCGTTGAAAAAGCGAAAAAGTACATCATCGAACGTTACCGCACGGATCTTAAGGCTTCCGAAGTTGCGGCTTGGCTGAAAATCACACCGAGCTATTTCAGTTATATTTTTAAGCAAAGCACGGGAAAAGGGTTTACGGAATACATGAACGAGATGCGGATTGATCAAGCCAAGCATCTGCTTGCCACGACGCAAGATAAGGTATTCGAGATCGCGGACAAGGTCGGCTATAAAGAGTATAAGTATTTCGTGTCCGTGTTTAAAACCTATACGGGCATGACACCGAAGGAATACCGCGGTCTGCGTGTCAGCAGGGAAATGTCTGGAGCCGGGGGGAATACGGATGGAAATTTATAA
- a CDS encoding cache domain-containing sensor histidine kinase, protein MASYKRFLGSFGLKRKALVIFLIFVILPTFGVGVVVQIQFNEVLRDQFINSTKRNLDNVAGQLGEQTKMVEDIANYLILSPDMRNFLRTSPPLSSEQQAVLKRNIEDFLTFQLMSKGYIRSIEIHGFNGSSIEMGEPFRGDESKWEEAAKARKGGITWTEGYTLHSDWNGEVRVLSMFRILNSYSQITLPLGRLIIRLDEASIVGLLEKGIFKDGTGSVFIVSPEGQVILGTTQPLPEALHPDASLLDKLSSSGKGDLTCEVKGQRYLTLYKSMENTDWTLVAMIPEAKVSEEFRGIKVTMLVILTAIMMLGLTALIGFHYTIIRPILRLKKETSKVTYGDFNARVPVNSNDEISELNRKFNEMVATIQQLIEHKYKLELRERESELKLLQNQMDPHFLYNTLDMIRWTARLERASKSSQLIEMLSKFFRSSMNNGSYQTTLRKELEFAQSYLYLQQRRLGEKKLKYSLFIEAGIEDAVTLKATLQPLVENFIKHGLDRSKPYGEVNVRCYARQGEIWVDVIDNGKGMDPGKAEAIRNALERRGAGGTREGALLNIHERLTIFYGQEYGLEIVDTSAAGTWVRLRFPIAEPGHPGGEPYES, encoded by the coding sequence ATGGCAAGCTACAAAAGGTTTCTCGGCAGCTTTGGCTTAAAGCGAAAGGCGCTTGTCATTTTCCTCATCTTCGTGATTTTGCCGACGTTTGGCGTTGGCGTGGTCGTGCAAATTCAATTTAACGAGGTGCTGCGGGATCAGTTCATCAATTCCACGAAGCGGAACCTTGATAATGTCGCTGGCCAGCTTGGCGAGCAGACCAAAATGGTGGAGGATATCGCCAACTATTTGATTTTAAGTCCGGATATGCGTAACTTCCTGCGCACCTCCCCTCCGCTAAGCAGTGAACAACAAGCGGTACTGAAGCGGAACATTGAGGATTTCCTGACGTTTCAGCTGATGTCGAAGGGGTATATTCGTTCCATCGAGATTCACGGGTTTAACGGCAGTTCGATTGAAATGGGCGAGCCGTTTCGTGGCGACGAATCGAAATGGGAGGAGGCCGCCAAAGCTCGAAAAGGCGGGATTACCTGGACCGAAGGGTATACGTTGCATAGCGATTGGAACGGCGAGGTTCGGGTGTTGTCGATGTTCCGCATTCTCAACTCCTACAGTCAAATCACCCTACCGCTGGGAAGGTTGATTATTCGTCTGGATGAAGCGAGCATAGTGGGCTTGCTGGAGAAAGGGATCTTTAAGGACGGTACTGGGAGCGTCTTTATCGTTAGCCCAGAAGGCCAGGTGATTTTAGGGACGACTCAACCGTTGCCGGAAGCCCTTCACCCGGATGCGTCGTTGCTGGACAAGCTGTCGTCCTCCGGAAAGGGAGATCTGACCTGCGAGGTGAAAGGTCAACGTTATTTAACTTTATATAAAAGTATGGAGAACACGGATTGGACACTGGTCGCCATGATTCCCGAAGCGAAGGTTTCTGAGGAGTTCCGCGGCATTAAAGTGACGATGCTGGTCATCCTAACGGCGATTATGATGCTGGGCTTAACCGCGTTGATCGGCTTCCATTACACGATCATTCGCCCCATTTTGCGGTTGAAAAAAGAAACCAGCAAAGTCACCTACGGGGACTTTAACGCCCGGGTTCCGGTCAATTCCAATGACGAGATCTCCGAACTAAACCGCAAGTTTAACGAGATGGTCGCCACGATCCAACAACTGATTGAGCATAAATACAAGCTGGAGTTAAGGGAGCGGGAATCCGAGCTGAAGCTCCTGCAAAACCAGATGGATCCGCATTTTTTGTACAATACGCTGGATATGATTCGTTGGACGGCACGCTTGGAGCGGGCATCGAAATCGAGCCAACTGATCGAAATGCTGTCGAAATTTTTTCGCTCCAGCATGAATAATGGAAGCTACCAAACCACGCTGCGCAAAGAACTGGAATTTGCCCAATCTTATTTGTACCTGCAGCAGCGCAGGTTAGGTGAGAAGAAGCTGAAGTATTCCCTATTTATCGAGGCGGGCATAGAGGACGCCGTAACGTTGAAAGCTACGCTACAGCCATTAGTGGAGAATTTCATCAAGCACGGCCTGGACCGCAGCAAGCCGTATGGCGAGGTAAACGTACGCTGTTACGCCCGTCAAGGCGAAATTTGGGTGGACGTCATCGATAACGGCAAGGGAATGGATCCCGGTAAAGCTGAGGCGATCCGAAACGCGCTGGAGCGGCGAGGAGCCGGCGGAACCCGGGAAGGGGCCTTGCTAAACATCCATGAAAGACTAACGATTTTTTACGGACAGGAGTACGGTTTGGAAATTGTCGATACTTCGGCCGCAGGCACGTGGGTACGGCTTCGTTTCCCTATTGCCGAGCCCGGCCATCCGGGAGGTGAGCCCTATGAATCCTAA
- a CDS encoding carbohydrate ABC transporter permease yields MAMSMKSVGFRILAYTFLSLFAIMNIVPLFWMVVNSFKNEQEYAASPFSLPEALHFSNYAEAWQVANMNVYFLNSLFVTFASLAVTVFLGALASYFLSRFQFRLRGITYGVFLLGMLVPIHATLIPIFLIMQKLHLLDTHLSLILPYTAFHLSLTIIILEGFMRGFPKDLEESGVMDGAGIFRIFWSIILPITRPAMATVIILNFIYNWNEYLFALVLISSSELKTLPLGLANFVGIETASLTLQMAALTMALIPIIIFYLLLQKQLVTGMTAGAVKG; encoded by the coding sequence ATGGCCATGAGCATGAAGTCAGTAGGCTTCCGAATTTTGGCATACACTTTTTTAAGTCTATTCGCTATCATGAATATAGTCCCGCTGTTCTGGATGGTCGTTAACTCTTTCAAAAATGAACAGGAATACGCAGCCAGCCCGTTTTCGCTGCCGGAAGCCTTGCATTTTTCCAACTACGCGGAAGCGTGGCAAGTCGCGAATATGAATGTGTATTTTCTAAACAGTCTGTTTGTTACCTTTGCTTCATTAGCAGTCACCGTATTTTTAGGAGCCTTGGCCTCCTATTTCCTATCGCGGTTTCAATTTCGACTGCGCGGCATCACTTACGGCGTATTTCTGCTTGGCATGCTCGTGCCGATTCATGCAACATTGATTCCGATTTTTCTGATCATGCAGAAATTGCACCTGTTGGATACACATTTATCGTTGATTTTGCCGTATACGGCGTTCCACCTATCTTTAACGATCATTATTCTGGAGGGCTTCATGCGGGGATTCCCCAAAGACCTGGAGGAATCGGGCGTCATGGATGGCGCGGGTATTTTCCGAATCTTCTGGTCGATCATTCTCCCCATTACAAGACCTGCAATGGCTACCGTTATCATCCTCAACTTTATCTATAACTGGAATGAATATTTGTTCGCATTGGTATTAATCAGCTCGTCGGAGCTCAAGACGCTGCCGCTTGGCTTGGCCAACTTCGTCGGCATCGAAACGGCGAGTCTTACGTTGCAAATGGCAGCGCTGACGATGGCGCTGATTCCGATCATTATCTTCTATTTATTACTGCAAAAACAACTGGTTACCGGCATGACGGCAGGGGCTGTCAAAGGGTAA
- a CDS encoding carbohydrate ABC transporter permease translates to MQTLRGAKLAIFIGLLPALVIYLGIAIVPIGVSLYYSLMDWNGIGSMKFVGLDNFVKIMGDDIFWLSVKNNVIIMVTGLIGQIPLGLLLALLLNRGLKGSGFFRTVGFMPVVISSVMVSLIWGMVYNTEYGMLNNLLGIVGLDSWKQNWLGDDRWSMLSISLAYIWQNCGLYMVIFLAALQNIPDEVNEAAELDGATGLKRTFRITIPMIRSTLMVGVVYSISNSFRVFDLIQILTGGGPAHQTEVMTIHMYNSAFMNMRYGYGSAVAILILLFSLIVISIVNRLGREKDA, encoded by the coding sequence ATGCAAACGTTACGAGGTGCGAAGCTGGCCATATTTATTGGTTTATTACCTGCCCTGGTCATCTATCTGGGGATCGCCATTGTACCGATTGGCGTGTCGCTGTACTACTCGTTAATGGACTGGAACGGCATCGGATCGATGAAGTTCGTTGGTCTGGATAATTTCGTGAAGATTATGGGTGACGACATCTTCTGGCTGTCCGTCAAAAATAACGTCATCATTATGGTGACCGGCCTGATCGGCCAAATCCCGCTTGGGTTATTGCTCGCACTGTTGCTGAACCGCGGCCTGAAGGGCTCCGGGTTCTTTCGAACGGTAGGCTTTATGCCCGTCGTCATCTCCTCCGTCATGGTGTCCTTGATTTGGGGCATGGTTTATAACACGGAATACGGGATGTTAAATAACCTGCTGGGCATCGTGGGTCTCGATAGCTGGAAGCAGAACTGGCTTGGTGACGATCGTTGGTCCATGCTGTCGATCAGCCTTGCGTATATCTGGCAGAACTGTGGACTATATATGGTTATTTTTCTGGCCGCATTGCAAAACATTCCCGATGAGGTCAACGAAGCTGCCGAGCTGGATGGGGCCACCGGGCTGAAACGCACCTTCCGTATTACGATCCCGATGATTCGCAGTACGCTGATGGTTGGGGTTGTCTATAGCATCAGTAACTCCTTCCGCGTTTTCGACTTGATTCAGATCTTGACGGGCGGCGGTCCGGCGCACCAAACCGAGGTCATGACCATCCATATGTACAACAGCGCCTTTATGAATATGCGCTACGGATACGGCAGCGCAGTAGCGATCTTAATCCTGCTGTTCAGCTTGATCGTGATCTCGATTGTCAATCGCCTAGGCCGAGAAAAAGATGCCTAA
- a CDS encoding extracellular solute-binding protein — translation MGKTNRGKKWVLLGLVAVLTLFAAACGKENASGGNSTGNAGGANEAETITLNMMHPWTSPNVDNEVYKARIAEFEKTHPNIVIKQDGVPSAQYKTKLRTLAAANNLSDINVVWPGADLTPLVAGNLLQPINDLMDNWGSILPEAALSGFNVDGQQYAIPTKQNFVDIIYYNKEMFKQVGYDQFPDTYDKFIDVVKKLKAAGITPISLGNKEQWPLQSSYISIIGDRFTGSDFLPAVLEGKAKFTDPEFVKALSVIDELSKLGAFNTDANNMDSVQGQDYLIQGKAAMHISSATVDARVRINNEEGDKFGIALFPSVEGGKGDPKKSAGIVQYGIAIKSGLDEKKKAAAEEFLKFFVNEDLYKELIRNGVVVPAKVEIPDDASPYLKEMLALTGNGTAPVFDSVIPTQVVDVLQNGLQALTVGRGTPEELAKEVQEAMDNYRN, via the coding sequence ATGGGCAAAACAAACAGAGGCAAGAAATGGGTATTGCTCGGTTTGGTTGCGGTGCTGACGCTGTTCGCGGCGGCCTGCGGCAAAGAAAACGCGTCAGGCGGTAACAGCACCGGCAACGCCGGCGGCGCAAACGAAGCGGAAACGATTACTTTGAACATGATGCATCCTTGGACTTCCCCGAACGTGGACAACGAAGTCTACAAAGCGCGGATCGCCGAGTTCGAGAAGACGCACCCGAACATCGTGATCAAGCAGGATGGCGTTCCATCCGCCCAATATAAGACCAAGCTGCGCACGCTGGCAGCCGCCAACAACCTGTCCGACATCAACGTCGTTTGGCCGGGAGCGGACTTGACACCGCTTGTTGCCGGTAATCTGCTTCAGCCGATCAACGATCTCATGGACAACTGGGGTTCGATTTTGCCAGAAGCCGCACTTTCCGGATTTAACGTGGACGGACAACAATATGCGATCCCAACCAAACAAAACTTCGTAGATATCATTTACTACAATAAAGAGATGTTTAAACAAGTCGGCTATGATCAATTCCCTGACACCTACGATAAATTCATCGATGTAGTGAAAAAACTGAAAGCCGCGGGCATCACCCCGATATCTCTCGGCAATAAAGAACAGTGGCCGCTGCAATCGTCCTACATTTCGATCATTGGCGACCGGTTCACCGGAAGTGATTTCCTCCCGGCCGTGCTTGAAGGCAAAGCGAAATTTACCGATCCCGAGTTCGTAAAAGCTCTTTCGGTCATTGACGAGTTGAGTAAACTGGGCGCCTTTAATACGGATGCCAACAACATGGATTCCGTTCAAGGCCAGGACTACTTGATCCAAGGGAAAGCAGCGATGCATATTTCCTCCGCTACCGTTGACGCAAGAGTGCGGATTAACAACGAAGAGGGAGATAAATTTGGCATCGCCTTGTTCCCAAGTGTCGAAGGCGGTAAAGGCGATCCGAAGAAGAGCGCAGGTATTGTGCAATACGGCATTGCAATTAAGAGCGGCCTAGATGAGAAGAAGAAAGCGGCTGCTGAAGAGTTCTTGAAGTTTTTCGTCAACGAAGATTTGTATAAAGAACTGATCCGCAACGGGGTTGTCGTGCCAGCGAAGGTGGAAATTCCTGATGACGCCAGCCCGTATCTGAAGGAAATGCTGGCGCTGACCGGTAACGGAACCGCGCCGGTGTTCGACAGTGTCATTCCTACGCAGGTAGTAGACGTCTTGCAAAACGGACTGCAAGCGTTGACCGTAGGCCGCGGCACACCGGAAGAGCTGGCGAAGGAAGTTCAGGAAGCGATGGATAACTACCGAAATTGA
- a CDS encoding glycoside hydrolase family 130 protein: MKITRHPENPIVVPGGFEWRKVTVFNPAVIIDNGKFYMIERTAGSLTPCKNYLGLLESEDGVHFTHVKDEPIVTPDMLGFPYGSVQDPRIVKIDDTFYMNYALRPCAMSYYPTGRGVPERSIPKYPDGWGEQEGHWLTRSSILASKNLIDWEFVADTTPLDINDRDNILFPEKINGKFVLLRRPEEYVGEAYGTEKAAMWITYSEDLIHWEEPKLLAKAENMAWESRKIGGSTPPVRTDRGWLVLYHGVDDEVVYRVGAMLLDLENPEKIIARTKNFIMEPERYYEKFGYQIPNVIFPTGNVVKDGLLYIYYGVTDTAIALATVPLDELVDYILNEPQD; encoded by the coding sequence ATGAAGATCACGAGACATCCGGAAAATCCAATTGTGGTACCGGGCGGTTTTGAATGGAGAAAAGTAACCGTATTCAACCCGGCGGTGATCATCGATAACGGCAAATTTTATATGATCGAACGGACGGCGGGATCGCTGACACCGTGCAAAAACTACCTGGGGTTGTTGGAAAGCGAAGACGGTGTCCATTTCACCCACGTAAAGGACGAGCCCATCGTTACGCCGGACATGCTGGGGTTCCCGTACGGCAGCGTGCAGGACCCGCGGATCGTTAAAATCGACGATACGTTTTATATGAACTATGCGCTGCGTCCATGTGCAATGAGCTACTATCCGACGGGACGAGGCGTTCCAGAGCGTTCGATTCCGAAATACCCGGACGGATGGGGCGAGCAGGAAGGCCATTGGTTGACGCGTTCATCCATCCTTGCCTCCAAGAACCTGATCGACTGGGAATTCGTCGCCGACACGACGCCGCTGGACATCAATGACCGCGACAACATCCTGTTCCCCGAGAAGATTAACGGCAAGTTCGTGCTGCTGCGGCGGCCGGAGGAATACGTAGGCGAAGCGTACGGCACGGAAAAAGCGGCGATGTGGATCACCTACTCCGAGGATTTAATCCATTGGGAAGAGCCGAAGCTGCTGGCGAAAGCGGAGAACATGGCTTGGGAATCGCGCAAAATCGGAGGATCGACGCCGCCGGTGCGGACGGATCGCGGATGGCTCGTGCTCTATCACGGCGTGGACGACGAGGTGGTTTACCGCGTGGGGGCTATGCTGCTGGATCTGGAGAACCCGGAGAAGATCATCGCCCGCACGAAAAACTTCATCATGGAGCCGGAAAGGTACTACGAAAAATTCGGCTACCAGATTCCAAACGTCATTTTCCCGACGGGGAATGTCGTCAAAGACGGGTTGCTCTACATCTACTACGGGGTAACGGATACCGCGATCGCGCTGGCGACAGTGCCGCTGGATGAACTCGTGGATTATATTCTGAATGAGCCGCAAGACTAA
- a CDS encoding GntR family transcriptional regulator, with the protein MMLSRKDRPLYLQIKNILKERILHGVYPLGSNIPSEPQLEQEFAVSKITVRGAIQELVQEGYLEKGSGKGTKVIRNKAASKWSKWKHFTEILVEESHQIRKEWVRAETVRNEAGSELHQLFGERCLKLERAYYLDGEPYIFYEHYLAAPWKEPSEPELEDFRDHSLYEVLDEWGVSLDKLRDEFAVSLPPAEAKQFLRLADGVPVLKRSRYSRDVQGRLAEYSIGYYNTELQSYIVDYDA; encoded by the coding sequence GTGATGTTGTCCCGCAAAGATAGACCGTTATATTTACAAATCAAAAACATCTTGAAGGAACGTATCTTACACGGCGTATACCCGCTAGGTTCGAATATCCCTTCTGAGCCTCAGCTGGAGCAGGAGTTTGCTGTCAGTAAAATCACCGTCCGCGGTGCGATTCAGGAGCTCGTCCAGGAAGGCTATCTGGAGAAGGGCAGCGGCAAAGGCACCAAAGTGATCCGCAATAAAGCCGCCTCCAAGTGGTCGAAATGGAAGCACTTCACGGAGATTCTGGTGGAGGAAAGCCATCAGATCCGCAAGGAGTGGGTTCGCGCTGAGACGGTGCGCAACGAGGCGGGCTCCGAGCTTCACCAGCTGTTCGGGGAGCGTTGCTTGAAGCTGGAACGTGCGTATTATCTCGACGGTGAGCCGTATATTTTTTACGAGCATTATTTGGCCGCCCCTTGGAAAGAACCCTCGGAACCGGAGCTTGAAGATTTCCGCGACCATTCGCTCTATGAAGTTCTGGATGAGTGGGGCGTATCGCTGGACAAGCTGAGGGACGAGTTCGCGGTGTCGCTTCCGCCAGCCGAGGCAAAGCAGTTTTTGCGGTTAGCCGACGGGGTGCCCGTGCTCAAGCGTTCGCGTTATTCGCGGGATGTCCAAGGAAGACTGGCCGAATATAGCATCGGCTACTATAATACGGAGCTGCAAAGTTACATCGTTGATTATGACGCATAA